gtttagtatataaaaaatctttaataaatcttTACTAGTTGTATGGTGCATAGAAAACGAGAAGcgaaattaattattatttaattcaaataaCTCTGATTCAGTAAAATAAGAtgtataaagaaaagatgaaatgacaaattaatattagttaaacaaaaatagttcattaaatttttaactaaATGACAagatgtaaataaataaataaataaataaataaaaaatgcagcCACAAATaacgaaaaataaagaaaattaggCACActataataaaacaaaaaagatcGTTCTAGCATTGGTGTTAATTGCTAGTCATTATTGCCGAATGTATGCAAATGAAAGGAAATTGACGTTAGTCCTAttaatataaagaaaatgctttttaataaaaaaaaaagctttaaatGTATAAATGAATATCAATAATGTTATCGTAAACAAATGATTCTgtaaatgtatttttttaagataGACTCAAGGGTAGAGTGACAAGCTCCgtaatatatttaaatggATATCCCTTAATATCATTATGAAACATTCTAAAGTGATGCTAAATGAGCTCAggattgaagaaaaaaaaattaaagtagaccctcttttttttttaatttcaaaagaaaattaaagataaataatGCAATTAGTGAGGGtgataaaagaaaagaaaaaaaatccgaGGAAACGCGAAAGAACTGTAGGTAAGTAACTAAGAAAGAGaatgtaaaaaacaaatgaagccgaaaatgaaaaaatgattagGGAAATCCAAACTATaccaaattttatttgatacTAACTTCCAATAGCCTCAAAACCGATAATTTATGTAGCTCGATCAAATAGAAGAGAAATGCTTCAAAGAGtagaaaaaacattaaaggtaaaaaattttctaattctCAACACTATAATTCTTCAATTCGGTATAATATATCCCAGAATAAATTGAGGAATTCGACGAAGAGCACATTGAAGATCGTCTGCTGAAAAGATCAAAGTAATTCAAAGCAAGGTAGTCTATTGTCTCGTTGAGAGAAGGCGACTTCAAGGGATCAGAAAACAGCTCTGTCGTAGCTTTATCCTGAATTCGACATTCATTTGAGCAATACAATCCTTCGGCATCGATGGAGTTACCACATAGCAAACATAAGTttaaatccattttttctttaaaatagCTAACTTTGAAAGATAACGAAAAGACGAACGTCAAAATCCGTTGGTTTGCttgaaaatagaaaaaaaaattgagaagGAAGATTGAATTATAAAAAGAGCTTTTGCAATTgtccttctttttctctattCTAGTGAAAGAATGAGAGGAGAAACGAAGACTTTATCGTAGATAAATGAAAGAGAAGAATTCTCTAGAGTCCTGGCGTATCTCAAACGCACTCCtccatatatatataagaAAGACAAGAATTACGAAGGACGATGTAAAACCATAAACAGGGATTGCAGATTACCGTGAAAGGATGTGTATCAACGTATCATTCTCGACTGTGAATCTAGGGAAATGTTGagagaataaaaaaaaataacaaatcaaaattgCCGAGTCTTAGGAATGtcataatttattttctctcAAAAGGTTTATTGTGCGACATGGAGCCGGCATCTAATTTACAGTCACTTATACGATGTCAAGTCACAACAAGCAACTATGGTAGCAAGAGAGTAGTTACTTCACATTCCCATGAGAATAGAACAGTCCAAAATCCTTCTCACACATTCCTTTTCGCTTACAcgaatttcaatttttattatttatattttttttatcttcgAACGATGTGAGTAAAATGCGTGTGAATTCGGCAATATACGACGCTGGAAATAAATTAGTAAACTGCCCTTGACTGATCACGATAGTTATATGGAAGAAATTGTTTCGACTATCCTAACTTAATTCCTATTATTTTCAGAAAAGGgtttaatttttccaatcTTCCAGTTCAGTTTGCATACCGAACGGTACACAATCTTACCCTGTCAAAAACCccctttttcaatttaaaaaaatgacgTCACACACTGCATCAATAGCTATATAAGAAGCCTGAGTACCTAactattcaaatttttaattttaatttaaacgCATTGGTAGTATGAAATAGAACGAAATAAGTCATAGAGGATGAGATAGAATTAATTCATAACAAATTAAACTATGAAAATCGttagaaattgaaatttattaatatcgACATCTGTCcttataataattaattagtTTCCACGGTCTTttcttgaaaattattCTGCGTTTTGTCGAACTAGAATAATGCACGAAAGATTAACTCATCGTTGCTTTTAATTAGATAGCAAGAATGTAAAACAATGGAATTTGCTACTCGACacgaaaattcaaaaattttcgaATACTATCAAATCATCTTATATCCATTACACTTGTTGAAGGGTGGCGGGCGGTAAAATCCTCGTATCCGTTCATCTTTTTGCTTCGGCAGTATATGCTGcctaataaattttagcGTTCGGTAAACTGAGGTTCCTAAAATAAACTACGGTTTACGTGCATGAATGGAACATACTTGGAACCGAAATTGCTGAAGTGGCTGTTTTGTGCGGATGCCGGTTGTCAGGTCAATTCCGTGCAGAACATTCTGCTCGGTACCTGGTAGTTGTTAATTTCAAAGACCGACAATAGGAGAGGTGAGGGGAATTTTGTAGGATGGCGGCATTTCCGTTCGCCGAGTTTAATGGAAGTGGAAGCATGCATGCTTTGTTGATGTCTATTTTGTCAAAGAAATCT
This region of Schizosaccharomyces pombe strain 972h- genome assembly, chromosome: II genomic DNA includes:
- the ecl3 gene encoding protein Ecl3 encodes the protein MDLNLCLLCGNSIDAEGLYCSNECRIQDKATTELFSDPLKSPSLNETIDYLALNYFDLFSRRSSMCSSSNSSIYSGIYYTELKNYSVEN